DNA sequence from the Candidatus Binatia bacterium genome:
TCTGGTGGTCTGCCTGGGCAAGACGGGTCGTAATTTCGCCGCCGGGATGAGCGGCGGCGTCGCCTTCGTGTACGACCCCGACGAGGATTTCGCCGGACGCTGCAACATGGGCATGGTCGAGATCGAAGATCCGGACGAGGACGACATCGGGCTCCTGCACGATTTGATCCGACGGCACTTCGATTACACGCAAAGCGCCGTCGGTTGGCGTATCCTTTCGGGGTGGAAAGACCAGGTCTTGAGGTTCCGCAAGGTCATGCCGGTCGAATACCGCCAGATCCTCGCCAAGCAGCATCTCGACAGCGAGGCGGCCCGGCTCGCAAGCGTCTGACCGGCGGAAGACAACGGTCAACCAGCAGCGATTGGCGAGAGGCGACAAGCGAGTAGCCATCATGGGAAAGATCACCGGATTTCTGGAGATCGAACGCGACCTGCCACCGCGCCGGCCGGTATCGGAACGCCTGCGCGACTGGCGCGAGTTCGAGGGTAAGTTCTCGGAAGAGCTACTGCGCCGACAGGCGGCGCGGTGCATGGACTGCGGCATTCCGTTCTGCCACAAGGGGTGCCCGCTCGGGAACATCATTCCCGACTGGAACGATCTCGTGTACCGCGGTCGCTGGAAGGAAGCTAGCGACCGGCTCCATTCCACGAACAACTTCCCCGAGTTCACCGGACGGGTGTGTCCGGCGCCGTGCGAGGAATCGTGCGTGCTGAACATCAACCAGCGGCCGGTGAGCATCAAGCTCATCGAGAAACAGATCGTCGATCATGCCTTCGCGCACGGTTGGATGGCGCCGCAAGTGCCGGCGCAGCGCACCGGCAAGCAGGTGGCCGTGATCGGCTCCGGGCCGGCCGGGCTGGCGTGCGCGCAGCAATTGGCACGGGCCGGCCACTGGGTGACGGTCTTCGAACGCGACGACCGTATCGGCGGGTTGTTGCGGTACGGCATTCCCGACTTCAAGCTGGAGAAACACCTCATCGACCGGCGCATGGAACAGATGGCGGCCGAGGGCGTAACCTTCCGTCCGCGCACCAATGTCGGCGTCGACCTGACCGGCGAGGAGTTGCGGCACAACTTCGATGCCGTTGTCCTTGCCGGGGGCGCGACGGCGGCGCGCGATCTGCAAGTTCCCGGACGTGACCTCAAGGGCGTTCATCTGGCGATGGAGTTCCTGCCGCAGCAGAACAGGGTCGTCGCCGGCGATGGGGTGAGCGGGCAGATCGTGGCGACGGGGAAGCGTGTGGTCATTCTTGGTGGCGGCGACACCGGCTCCGACTGTCTCGGCACATCGAACCGGCAGGGAGCGCTGTCGGTGCACCAGTTCGAGTTGCTGCCGCAGCCGCCGGAGCGCCGTAACGGGGAGGTTGCGCCGTGGCCCTTCTGGCCGATGATCTTGCGCACTTCGTCCTCGCACGAGGAGGGCGTAGCGCGGGACTGGAGCATCCTGACGAAGTCGTTTTCCGGTGACGAGGCAGGCAACGTCCGCAAGCTGCATGGCGTGCGTCTGGAGTGGGTGAAGGAAGGCGGCAAGATGGCGATGCGCGAGATTCCCGGGAGCGAGTTCGCCATCGACGCCGATCTCGTCCTCCTGGCTCTCGGGTTCGTGGGTCCGGAGAAGGAAGGGCTGTTGGCGCAGCTCGGCGTGCGGTCCAACGACCGCGGCAGCGTGGCGGCCGAAGCCGACTATCAGACGACGGTGCCGGGAGTGTTCGCCTGCGGCGACATGCGCCGTGGCCAGTCGCTCGTGGTATGGGCGATCTGGGAAGGCCGGGAATGCGCTCGCGGTGTCGACACGTACCTGATGGGCCGCACCGATCTGCCGGCAAGCCCGAATCCGTTTTGAAAGGACAGCCGCGACCCTCGTCGTTTGAGTAACCACAGCGTCAACGGAGAGTTCGCCATGAGGTCAAACTGGTTGTTTCCGATCTGGGGCGCGCTCGCGATCGGCGGGTTCGTCCAACCCTGGAGCCCCGGGCTCCGCGCGGCGCAGGCCGCGACGTGCGTGGGAGACTGCAGCGGCGATCGGACGGTTACCGTCGACGAGATCCTCGCCATGGTGAACATCGCCCTGGGTCGGGCGGCGGTCTCGTCCTGCCCGGCGGGCAACGCCAACGGGGACACCGAGATCACCATCGACGAGATCCTGGCGGCCGTGAACAATGCCCTGAGCGGTTGCGAGTCCGGCGCCAACCGGGCGCCGACTGCCAGCGACATGTCCCTCAGTGCGGGCTCTTCCACGCCGTACGTGGAAAAGCAGCTCATCGGCAGTGACCCCGACAACGACACCATTACCTACGAGCTGATCGCCGACGACAGCGGCCCCGGCTACAACTTCGCTTACGTCAACCCTCAGTCCGGCATGCTCTACCTGTCCCTCGTCGCGGGCTTTCAGGGGAACATAGCCCTGCCGTACCGGGTCACCGATGGCCGCCTGTTCAGCAACACCGCGACGGTGACCGTGCAGGCGCAGGTTGTCACCCCATCGCGCGAAACCGGCAGTGCCGACATTCCTCCCGAGGTCTACGCCCGCTATCCGCGCGGCTACTATTACGGCGACCTGCTCGGCGCGCCGGGCGAGCAACCGACGCTGCCCTCGGCCGTCGACCTGAGCCGCGACTTTCCTCTGCCGGGCGATCAGGGCCAGCAGGGAAGTTGTGTCGGTTGGGCCACGGCCTACGCGCTCAAGACCTATCAGGAACGCATCGAGATCGGCTGGTCGCTGGAGCCCCTGCAACATCGCTTTAGTCCGGCCTATGTCTACAACCAGATCAACGGCGGGAAGGACGAAGGTTCGCGGATAACCGATGCCCTCGACCTCATCGTCCAGCAAGGGGTGGCGAGCCTCGCCAAAGCGCCGTACGACGATCAGGACTTCCGTACCCAGCCCAGCAACGCTGCGCGGCAGGAGGCGGCGCAGTTCAAAGGCAAAGCTTGGAAGACCGCCAACGGAACCGTCGAGATCAAGAACGCTCTGGCCAATCGGCTGCCGGTGGTGGGTGGCATCGTTGTGTTCGACGCCCTGATGAATCTGCGCGGTGGCAACTCGGTCTACAACACCTTCACCGGCGCGTATCAGGGCGGCCACGCCATCACTTTCGTCGGCTACGACGATGGGCGTTACGGCGGCGCCTTCAAGATCGTCAACTCGTGGAGCCAGAACTGGGGCGATCAGGGCTACTTCTGGATGCCCTATGCCGCCGCCAACCAGACCGTCACGGCGCCGTACGGGCAGACCACGGTCCTGCGCTACGCGTACGTTCTGGAGGACGCCGAAAACACAGTCCCCCCGCCGCCAGACCCTGTGGACCCGCCGCCGCCCGCAGACCTGCCCAATCTGGAGGTTTCGGATTGGCTGGCGACCTACGACCCCACGCCACGCGGCGCCGGCGAGCTGCAATGGACGGTCACCAACACCGGCGAGGGAACGGCGCCGGGCGGCGCGTACGTCAGTCTTGTCGTGTCGGATGACACGAATTTCACGCCGAACGATACGTACGTCGTTTACGAGTCCATCCCCTTCGAGTTGGAGTCCGGCAACAGCGCCTATCGCGACGAGGAGAACGCGATCCCGTTCAACTTCCCGGATCACCTCGTGCCCGGCGAGTACTACATGGCCGTGTGGGTCGACGATCGCAACGCGGTGCTCGAGTCGAACGAGGACGACAACGTCTCGCCCGGAGACTCAACGATAGAGATATCCAGCGATCGGCCGGACATGGAGGTGTTGAGCTGGTACGCGCAGTGGGACTTTGCCGGCGACGGTGGGCTGATTTACGAGGTCGTGAACAACGGCGAACAGGTCGCCCCGTCCGGTTGGTGGGTCACCCTGGCGTTGAGCCCCAACGATACCATCGGCGACGGCGACGAGATCTTCCTTTTCGGCGAGACGGCCGACTACGACCTCGACCCCGACGACGTTCTTTACCGCGACGAGTTCGAGCCGGCGGCCTTCTCGCTCTACTACGATTATTCCGGCACGCCGGTTCCGGCCGGCGAGTACTACATGGCGCTGTGGTTAGACCCGGACGACGAGCTGGCCGAGTCCAACGAGATCAACAACGCCTCGCTGTCGTGGGGAACGATAGGCCTTGCCGGCGGCGCGGACCTGCAAACCGGACGGTCCGCCGGGGTGACCGACGCGGCGGAAGCGGCGATCAGTCCGTTGGAGGTGGGAAAGGCGTATAACGGCAAAGTGCTGCCTCCGCGGCGGGTGGCGATGCGTAAGGTGCGGATAGTGCAGACCCCTCAGGGTGGCCGCCAGGTCGAGTTCCTTGACGGCGGTGCGGCGGCCCGTGTTGCGCCCCGGGTGCGATCCGCCCTGACGCATATGCGGTCGAAAGTTGCCAACGCCCGCCAGAAGGTGATCTTCCCGGTGCAGAACGCCAGGCCGATGCCGTCCCGGTACCGATAGGGCGCCGGTTTCTGGCCGTAGAAGCCAGATATCCGTGAGCTCAGATAACATACTCCAGGCGGAACTGAACGTTGTCGCGGTCTTGCAGCAGGCTCAGGCCGCTGCCTCCTTTTAGCGTGTGCGCGCTTATCAGGCTGTAGTCGACGACGAAGCGGAACGGGTCGCGGCTCAGCGTCAGCGACGGCTGGAAGGTGTACGCGCCGCCCCAGTCGTAAAAGAACCCGATCCCCGGAAACAACTTGCCGCCCATGTAAGCGGTACCGACGAAGAACGTGTGCAGGAACGTGTCGGTCGGCTGGTGAATCAAGTTGGGCTCGACGGCGCCGAATCCCCGCAGGTCGGCACGGGGTACGAGCGTGGCCGCCGCTGCCACCGGCAGTACCTCCCCTTGCAGTGGGACGCGGCCCGGCAACGACCGGCGAGGCAGGGCGTCCAGGAGGTGTTTGTAGAAGAACTGCGTCG
Encoded proteins:
- a CDS encoding glutamate synthase subunit beta, coding for MGKITGFLEIERDLPPRRPVSERLRDWREFEGKFSEELLRRQAARCMDCGIPFCHKGCPLGNIIPDWNDLVYRGRWKEASDRLHSTNNFPEFTGRVCPAPCEESCVLNINQRPVSIKLIEKQIVDHAFAHGWMAPQVPAQRTGKQVAVIGSGPAGLACAQQLARAGHWVTVFERDDRIGGLLRYGIPDFKLEKHLIDRRMEQMAAEGVTFRPRTNVGVDLTGEELRHNFDAVVLAGGATAARDLQVPGRDLKGVHLAMEFLPQQNRVVAGDGVSGQIVATGKRVVILGGGDTGSDCLGTSNRQGALSVHQFELLPQPPERRNGEVAPWPFWPMILRTSSSHEEGVARDWSILTKSFSGDEAGNVRKLHGVRLEWVKEGGKMAMREIPGSEFAIDADLVLLALGFVGPEKEGLLAQLGVRSNDRGSVAAEADYQTTVPGVFACGDMRRGQSLVVWAIWEGRECARGVDTYLMGRTDLPASPNPF
- a CDS encoding Ig-like domain-containing protein, translating into MRSNWLFPIWGALAIGGFVQPWSPGLRAAQAATCVGDCSGDRTVTVDEILAMVNIALGRAAVSSCPAGNANGDTEITIDEILAAVNNALSGCESGANRAPTASDMSLSAGSSTPYVEKQLIGSDPDNDTITYELIADDSGPGYNFAYVNPQSGMLYLSLVAGFQGNIALPYRVTDGRLFSNTATVTVQAQVVTPSRETGSADIPPEVYARYPRGYYYGDLLGAPGEQPTLPSAVDLSRDFPLPGDQGQQGSCVGWATAYALKTYQERIEIGWSLEPLQHRFSPAYVYNQINGGKDEGSRITDALDLIVQQGVASLAKAPYDDQDFRTQPSNAARQEAAQFKGKAWKTANGTVEIKNALANRLPVVGGIVVFDALMNLRGGNSVYNTFTGAYQGGHAITFVGYDDGRYGGAFKIVNSWSQNWGDQGYFWMPYAAANQTVTAPYGQTTVLRYAYVLEDAENTVPPPPDPVDPPPPADLPNLEVSDWLATYDPTPRGAGELQWTVTNTGEGTAPGGAYVSLVVSDDTNFTPNDTYVVYESIPFELESGNSAYRDEENAIPFNFPDHLVPGEYYMAVWVDDRNAVLESNEDDNVSPGDSTIEISSDRPDMEVLSWYAQWDFAGDGGLIYEVVNNGEQVAPSGWWVTLALSPNDTIGDGDEIFLFGETADYDLDPDDVLYRDEFEPAAFSLYYDYSGTPVPAGEYYMALWLDPDDELAESNEINNASLSWGTIGLAGGADLQTGRSAGVTDAAEAAISPLEVGKAYNGKVLPPRRVAMRKVRIVQTPQGGRQVEFLDGGAAARVAPRVRSALTHMRSKVANARQKVIFPVQNARPMPSRYR